Genomic DNA from Paenibacillus sp. MBLB1832:
CACTATCGTATTCCTGGCGGACAATCTTACCAAGCCAAAGAATATGTTATCCAAGGCGACTATCCAGGTTCGGCTGCTATTCTTGCAGCAGCTGCGGTGACGAACTCCGATGTTCGCGTACTGCGTCTTGAAGAGAACAGCAAGCAGGGAGAGAAGGCGTGTGTTGATGTTCTACGTGCAATGGGTGTTAATCTAACACACGACAATGGCGTAGTTCATGTTCGCGGTAATCAACGTCTTGTAGCAGGTGAATTTGACGGGGATCACTTTACAGATGCCGTTCTTGCAATGGTTGCAGCAGCGGTATTCGCGGAAGGTACTTCCCGCTTCTATAATGTTGAGAATCTGCGGTATAAAGAGTGTGATCGCATCACAGATTATTTGAATGAGCTTCGCAAAGCAGGTGCGGACGTGGAGGAACGTCAAAGTGAGATCATCGTTCACGGGAAACCTGAGGGTGTAGAAGGCGGCGTTGAAATAAACGCCCATTTTGATCACCGTGTCATTATGGCGCTGACGGTTGTTGGTCTACGCTCCAAGCAAGGATTAACGATTCGAGATGCCCATCATGTGGCCAAGTCATATCCGCAATATTTCGACCATTTACGTTCGATTGGCGCGCAGGTTGAGCTTGTGAGCGAGTCCTAAATCTCAATTACAACGAATGGGTGAGTCAGCATGAGGATTATTTGGCAAGGATTAAAGGTGAC
This window encodes:
- the aroA gene encoding 3-phosphoshikimate 1-carboxyvinyltransferase; its protein translation is MKAIVQPTSHLQGEINALSSKNYTTRYLLIGALANGTSTIYYPAHSEDSDAMRRCVRDLGAIIEEDDEKIVITGFGKNPKHVNELNVGNAGAVLRFLMSTAAFCPDVTFVNTYPESLGKRPHDDLIDTLQQMGVEVQHNNGRLPITIKGGQPRGGKLTVSGNVSSQFLSSLLFMTPLLEEDSEIEVLHDLKSKIIVGQTLEVLAQAGIVVHASEDLMHYRIPGGQSYQAKEYVIQGDYPGSAAILAAAAVTNSDVRVLRLEENSKQGEKACVDVLRAMGVNLTHDNGVVHVRGNQRLVAGEFDGDHFTDAVLAMVAAAVFAEGTSRFYNVENLRYKECDRITDYLNELRKAGADVEERQSEIIVHGKPEGVEGGVEINAHFDHRVIMALTVVGLRSKQGLTIRDAHHVAKSYPQYFDHLRSIGAQVELVSES